From one Heterodontus francisci isolate sHetFra1 chromosome 17, sHetFra1.hap1, whole genome shotgun sequence genomic stretch:
- the LOC137379243 gene encoding tapasin-related protein-like, protein MSASMICLCLTLRGIIHAAAYHISFKVTQTPKVVTAAGGREIIFYCAFPIFPDHSSVRVHWWKQGENEYLHTKPDRRKRFGLENKARGFFHLLSTTFQDSGVYHCAVIHQGTVQGNGTGSHLIVYVAPTPLNIVSRTPEGNSSASLTLECETAAFYPDNVILIWYKNGVETTLGIHTVKIQNSQGLYEVSSSLVETQPVLSDINYTCSVSHISLKTPVLISHTVSKLKQGAKQTVQIVCAVVGLAFLVLMIVIVTRYRLQNNEGRTRDSRQKAGVRNIDWFSGNWDMEQ, encoded by the exons ATGTCAGCGAGTATGATTTGTCTGTGCCTGACTCTTAGAGGAATTATTCATGCTG CTGCGTACCACATTTCGTTCAAAGTGACTCAAACGCCCAAAGTAGTGACTGCAGCTGGAGGGAGGGAAATTATCTTCTACTGCGCATTCCCCATCTTTCCGGACCATTCCAGCGTAAGAGTGCATTGGTGGAAACAGGGCGAGAATGAATACTTGCACACAAAACCAGACAGGAGAAAGCGATTTGGTCTGGAAAATAAAGCGAGAGGTTTCTTTCATTTGCTGAGCACGACTTTCCAAGACTCTGGAGTCTATCACTGCGCAGTGATCCATCAGGGTACAGTTCAAGGAAATGGAACCGGATCACATCTAATTGTATATG TGGCCCCAACCCCACTGAATATTGTCTCCAGGACCCCTGAAGGGAATTCATCTGCTTCCTTGACTCTTGAGTGTGAAACGGCTGCATTTTATCCGGATAATGTCATCCTCATTTGGTATAAAAATGGAGTCGAGACTACGTTAGGAATACATACCGTTAAAATTCAGAACAGTCAGGGACTGTATGAAGTTTCTAGCTCTTTGGTTGAGACGCAACCTGTCCTGAGCGATATCAATTATACCTGTTCGGTTTCTCATATCTCTCTGAAGACTCCAGTTCTCATTTCCCATACTGTTTCGAAACTAAAACAAGGCGCGAAGCAAACAGTCCAAATAG TATGTGCGGTGGTTGGACTGGCGTTTCTAGTACTAATGATCGTCATTGTAACGCGATACCGACTGCAAAATAATGAAG GCAGAACAAGGGACAGTCGGCAAAAAGCTGGCGTACGTAACATTGATTGGTTCAGCGGAAACTGGGATATGGAACAATAA